From one Bacillus sp. FJAT-42376 genomic stretch:
- a CDS encoding CidA/LrgA family protein, translating into MKYSTIALQTAVLFGFSLAGMLIQKLTHLKVPGSIIGMILLFALLRAGWVKTEWIREGSSFLLKNLTLLFVPGTVGLIQYLHLFEGKGILSLAAALISTFLVMSLSSWGTEQLLERKAAKHGEEGTEI; encoded by the coding sequence ATGAAATATTCAACCATCGCCTTGCAGACTGCGGTTCTTTTTGGGTTTAGCCTGGCTGGCATGCTGATTCAAAAGCTCACACACCTCAAAGTACCCGGCAGTATTATCGGAATGATCTTGCTTTTCGCCCTTTTAAGAGCAGGGTGGGTGAAAACGGAATGGATCAGGGAAGGAAGTTCGTTTCTGCTGAAGAATTTAACTCTTTTGTTTGTGCCTGGTACGGTCGGGCTTATTCAATATCTTCACCTTTTTGAAGGAAAAGGCATTTTAAGCTTGGCAGCTGCTCTCATAAGCACCTTTTTAGTCATGTCCCTCTCCTCATGGGGGACGGAGCAGCTTCTTGAAAGAAAAGCAGCAAAACACGGGGAAGAGGGGACCGAAATATGA
- the thpR gene encoding RNA 2',3'-cyclic phosphodiesterase, whose amino-acid sequence MGIHYFLAVRIPVRQSEAIHHFIRGKDRLSFKRWVHPLDYHITLAFLGEPPEDSHLIHLMGALADKIEGKFPPFSLEFESIHTFGHQDSPRILWLGVQASDALADLREQIYSQCIKNGFKLDSKPFVPHITLARKWDSKAPYTGVQAGDGLKIPPFEAASFELLQTHPERTPKYETVRSFQLMKAGSK is encoded by the coding sequence ATGGGTATACATTACTTTCTAGCTGTCCGGATTCCGGTCCGGCAGTCAGAAGCCATTCACCATTTCATCCGCGGGAAGGACCGGTTATCGTTCAAGCGGTGGGTTCACCCGCTTGATTACCATATTACACTGGCCTTTCTTGGAGAACCGCCTGAAGATTCGCATCTGATTCATTTAATGGGAGCTTTAGCCGATAAAATAGAAGGGAAGTTCCCGCCGTTTTCTCTGGAATTTGAAAGCATCCATACATTCGGTCATCAGGATTCCCCAAGAATTTTATGGCTCGGGGTACAGGCATCCGATGCTTTAGCGGATTTAAGGGAACAAATCTATTCCCAATGTATAAAAAATGGGTTCAAGCTCGATTCCAAACCGTTCGTTCCCCATATTACTCTGGCAAGAAAATGGGACAGCAAAGCTCCTTATACAGGCGTGCAGGCAGGGGATGGGTTAAAAATTCCCCCGTTTGAAGCAGCTTCCTTTGAATTGCTTCAAACACATCCAGAAAGAACCCCCAAGTATGAAACGGTTCGTTCCTTTCAGCTGATGAAAGCGGGTTCCAAATGA
- a CDS encoding sugar phosphate isomerase/epimerase: MNGSLSQQFKAVSEAGYSGIESPLPPPGQQREFRELLQEHQLDYVAQIFAEDLSQFEKQVTDAMEFQPLLINAQSAKDDMTYEDQLVFFTKAVQIEKQAQILIGHETHRGRAMFTPWTTERLLKDVEDLSITADFSHWACVCESLLENQTERLKLAIQRTVHIHTRVGFSQGPQIPDPRAPEYKKELDLHAGWWRKIAEIHRQREARFLSFTPEYGPPGYMHTVPFTQEPLADLWDVCLWMGNFVEERLKI; this comes from the coding sequence ATGAATGGTTCGCTCAGCCAGCAGTTCAAAGCTGTCTCAGAGGCAGGTTACAGCGGGATTGAATCCCCCCTGCCTCCTCCAGGACAGCAAAGGGAGTTTAGGGAACTGCTTCAGGAGCATCAGCTTGATTACGTTGCTCAAATTTTTGCAGAGGATCTAAGTCAATTTGAAAAGCAGGTCACAGATGCAATGGAGTTTCAGCCGCTCTTAATCAATGCTCAAAGTGCGAAGGATGATATGACATATGAAGACCAGCTGGTTTTTTTTACGAAGGCTGTCCAAATTGAAAAACAGGCACAAATTCTGATTGGACATGAAACACACCGGGGGAGAGCTATGTTCACCCCTTGGACGACAGAGCGGCTGCTTAAGGATGTAGAAGACTTAAGCATAACGGCGGATTTCAGTCATTGGGCATGTGTGTGTGAGTCATTGCTCGAGAACCAAACGGAGCGGCTAAAGCTCGCCATTCAAAGAACGGTCCATATCCATACGCGGGTGGGTTTCAGTCAGGGCCCGCAAATACCTGATCCAAGAGCACCGGAATATAAGAAAGAGCTTGACCTCCATGCGGGATGGTGGAGGAAGATTGCGGAAATACACCGACAAAGAGAAGCACGATTCTTAAGCTTTACGCCTGAATACGGCCCTCCAGGTTACATGCATACCGTGCCCTTCACGCAGGAGCCATTGGCTGATTTATGGGATGTCTGTCTGTGGATGGGGAATTTTGTGGAAGAACGCTTGAAGATCTAA
- a CDS encoding phytanoyl-CoA dioxygenase family protein has product MKNQLETLPDLTGDYKLTQNQIQEYQDKGHICLRGAASQEEMKAYRDVIYQSTIEHTEKLAPLSERDTYGKAFIQVMNLWEQSEDVKKFVMARRFAKIAADLLGVDGVRIYHDQALFKEPGGGHTPWHQDQTYWPIDTNKTITMWMPLVDVSDEMGSMSFASESHKRGYISKLGISDESHRTLGDYIEAEGLETVTYGGMNAGDATFHYGWTLHSAPGNPTDRTREVMTIIYMADGTTVSEIDHEARENDLKQWMPGLKTGDLVDSPLNPLVYSKSK; this is encoded by the coding sequence TTGAAAAACCAATTGGAAACGCTTCCGGACCTAACCGGAGATTACAAACTTACTCAGAATCAAATTCAGGAATACCAGGATAAAGGACATATTTGTCTGCGGGGAGCTGCCTCACAGGAAGAAATGAAAGCCTATCGTGATGTAATTTATCAAAGTACGATTGAGCATACTGAAAAGCTTGCGCCTTTATCTGAAAGGGATACGTACGGCAAAGCCTTTATACAGGTTATGAATCTCTGGGAGCAATCAGAGGATGTTAAGAAGTTTGTCATGGCGCGCAGGTTTGCCAAAATCGCAGCCGATCTGCTTGGTGTTGACGGGGTCCGGATTTATCATGACCAGGCATTGTTTAAAGAGCCGGGCGGCGGACATACTCCATGGCATCAAGATCAGACATACTGGCCGATTGACACGAATAAAACGATTACCATGTGGATGCCGCTCGTGGATGTATCAGATGAAATGGGTTCTATGTCGTTCGCCTCGGAATCCCATAAACGCGGATACATCAGCAAGCTTGGAATCTCGGACGAGTCTCATCGGACGCTTGGCGATTATATTGAGGCAGAGGGCTTAGAAACAGTGACGTACGGTGGAATGAACGCAGGCGATGCTACCTTCCATTATGGATGGACACTTCACAGTGCGCCTGGCAATCCAACGGACCGTACAAGAGAAGTTATGACCATAATTTATATGGCTGATGGTACGACGGTTTCGGAAATTGATCATGAAGCAAGGGAAAATGATTTAAAGCAGTGGATGCCTGGATTGAAAACAGGCGATTTAGTAGATAGCCCGCTGAACCCCCTTGTTTACTCCAAGTCAAAATGA
- a CDS encoding LrgB family protein, whose protein sequence is MMTALVSFAGTILCFKLLQKLHSRFPSPFLLPILTSTAMLIIVLLLTGTSYQSYMKGGSYISMFLGPAVTALAFPLHEQWDRLKQHILLLAGACLAGTLMGLFSGMYMAILFGMNPEIVRSLLPKSVTAPVAMDIASLIHGIPALAAVYVMAAGISGSMFGPYVMKKLKIRHAMAVGIGFGAASHGVGTAKALEYGEEAGAVSSAAMTFSAIFASLLCPQIASILL, encoded by the coding sequence ATGATGACGGCCCTTGTATCCTTTGCAGGTACTATTCTCTGTTTCAAGTTACTGCAAAAATTGCACAGTCGGTTTCCGAGCCCTTTTCTGCTTCCTATCTTAACAAGCACAGCCATGCTGATCATCGTGCTGCTGCTGACAGGAACCTCCTACCAGTCCTATATGAAGGGCGGATCCTATATAAGCATGTTTCTCGGTCCGGCAGTGACAGCACTTGCATTTCCGCTGCATGAACAATGGGACCGATTAAAACAGCATATCCTGCTGCTCGCAGGTGCCTGTCTTGCAGGTACACTGATGGGTCTGTTCAGCGGGATGTATATGGCCATTTTATTCGGGATGAATCCTGAAATCGTCCGATCCCTTCTTCCAAAATCGGTGACTGCTCCGGTTGCAATGGATATTGCATCCCTCATTCATGGAATCCCGGCACTCGCCGCTGTTTATGTAATGGCAGCCGGAATATCAGGATCCATGTTTGGACCATATGTGATGAAAAAACTTAAAATCCGGCACGCTATGGCCGTTGGAATAGGTTTCGGAGCCGCATCCCACGGAGTCGGAACAGCGAAAGCGCTGGAATACGGAGAAGAGGCAGGAGCTGTCAGTTCCGCTGCCATGAC
- the cysK gene encoding cysteine synthase A, with translation MDVANNMADLIGRTPLVKLNRLAPEGGAQIYLKLEFFNPSKSVKDRAAFQMICEAEKNGLLNEKSTIIEPTSGNTGIGLAMNAAARGYKAILVMPDTMSQERINLLKAYGAEVVLTPGDEKMPGAIKKAQELTEQIENSYMPMQFDNAANPDAHRTTTAVEILEAMKEAGMKLSAFVATSGTGGTITGTGEELKKQLKDLTVHVVEPAGSPVLSGGKPGKHKLVGTSPGFIPSILNEDVYDEIFRIEDEEAYTTARRLAKEEGILVGPSSGAACFAAIEVAKRLSPEDTVVCIACDTGERYLSTDLFSL, from the coding sequence ATGGACGTGGCAAATAATATGGCAGATTTAATCGGGAGAACGCCTCTCGTTAAGCTGAACCGTCTTGCACCGGAAGGCGGAGCACAAATTTATCTGAAGCTCGAATTCTTCAATCCAAGCAAAAGCGTAAAGGACCGTGCAGCTTTTCAAATGATCTGCGAAGCGGAAAAAAACGGCTTGCTGAATGAAAAGTCGACCATCATTGAACCGACTAGCGGCAATACCGGGATTGGACTGGCCATGAACGCGGCAGCCCGCGGATATAAAGCAATATTGGTTATGCCTGACACGATGTCCCAGGAACGGATTAACCTGTTAAAAGCATATGGGGCAGAGGTTGTTCTAACTCCCGGAGATGAAAAAATGCCCGGGGCCATTAAAAAAGCACAGGAACTTACTGAGCAAATTGAAAACAGCTATATGCCCATGCAATTTGATAATGCGGCGAATCCGGATGCGCACAGAACGACCACCGCGGTTGAAATTCTGGAAGCCATGAAGGAAGCCGGCATGAAGCTAAGTGCATTTGTCGCGACATCAGGAACAGGGGGGACCATTACAGGAACGGGAGAGGAGCTGAAAAAACAGCTGAAGGACCTTACTGTTCATGTAGTAGAGCCTGCCGGTTCTCCTGTTCTATCCGGCGGAAAGCCGGGCAAGCATAAACTTGTCGGAACAAGTCCGGGGTTCATTCCATCCATATTGAATGAAGACGTTTATGATGAAATTTTCCGTATCGAGGACGAAGAGGCCTACACGACAGCGAGAAGACTGGCGAAAGAAGAAGGGATTCTTGTCGGGCCCTCATCCGGTGCAGCATGTTTCGCGGCAATCGAGGTAGCAAAACGGCTTAGCCCCGAGGATACCGTTGTATGCATCGCCTGCGATACGGGGGAACGGTACTTGTCGACTGATTTATTTTCTTTGTAA